The Enterobacter mori genomic interval GGCCCACGCGACCCAGCGCCGTCTGTGACGCCAGGAGTTGATTAAGCTCGGCGTTATCACGCACGCGTCCGCCGCCAAAGTCGGTTTCAATCGCGCCAGGGGCGATAATGTTGACCGCGATCCCACGAGCCCCCAGCTCTTTCGCCTGATAACGGGTCAGCACTTCCATCGCCCCTTTCATTGCCGCATAGGTACCCGAGCCCGGCTGGGTAAAACGGGCCAGACCGCTGGAGACGTTCAGAATGCGTCCACCATCCTTTATCAGAGGCAGCAGGGTCTGAGTCAGGAAGAACGGTCCTTTAAAATGGATGTTCATTGCGTCATCAAACTGGGCTTCCGTCGTCTCGGTATAGGGCGCGTATAAACCTGTACCCGCATTGTTTAATAAATAATCAAAGGTGTCACGCTGCCAGACCGTCTTCAGGCTTTCCTGCACTTTTTTAGCAAAGTCAGCGAAAGTGGAGATTTCACCGACGTTAAGCTGTAATGCCACCGCCTTAACCCCTTTTTGTTCAATTTCACGCACGACGTTCTGCGCTTCCTGCTCGCTGCTGTTATAGGTCAGGATGATCCCCGTCCCTTCTGCCGCCAGCTTCAAAACCGCGTTTTTACCCAGGCCACGGCTACCACCTGTCACTAATGCAATACGTTCACTCATGGGAAACCTCGTTTCGGCTGTTATGGAGATTGAGAAAGAGCTTATTAGGTGATAGAAAAACAATAAAGACAGTGGATAACGCTTCACTGTTTCATCAAGAACAACAATGAGCGCCGCCTATGGATAAAATTCACGCAATGCAATTGTTCATCCGTGTCGCAGAACTGGAGAGTTTTTCCCGCGCGGCGGAGACGCTGAGCCTGCCAAAGGGCAGCGTTTCACGGCAAATCCAGGCGCTGGAAAATCAGCTGGGCACCCAGCTATTGCACCGTACCACCCGCCGCGTCAGCCTGACGCAGGATGGGATGGTCTATTACGAACGCACAAAAGATCTGCTGGCAAACCTCGACGAACTGGACAGCATGTTCCTTCATGACCCTTCCAGCATCAGCGGACGGTTACGTGTCGATATGCCCGTCAGCGTTGCACAAAATTTAGTCATCCCCAAACTGCCCGCCTTTCTGCAACAGTATCCCGGCATCGAACTGGAACTCAGCAGTAGCGACCGTCTGGTGGACGTAATTCGCGAGGGATTTGACTGCGTGGTGCGCGTGGGTACGCTGAAGGATTCAGGGCTGATAGCCCGACCGCTGGGCAAGCTGTCCGTCATCAACTGCGCCAGCCCGGCGTATCTGACGCGCTTCGGCTATCCCGAGACGCTGGAGGATCTGGCATCGCATGCCGTGATCCACTATGCCGCCACGCTGGGCACACGCCCACAGGGCTTTGAGTTTTATAACGGCAGTGCGACGCAGTGGGTCAAGACGGGCGGTGTATTAACGGTCAACAGTACGGAGACCTACCAGGCTGCCTGCCTTGCGGGGTTAGGCATTATTCAGGTTCCGCGGGTTGGGGTGCGTGATTTACTGCGCGTGAAGAAACTGGTTGAGATCCTCCCGCAGTACCGGGCTGAACCTATGCCCGTTTCGCTGATTTATCCTCACCGCCGTAACCTCTCCCGCCGGGTACATCTGTTTATGGAGTGGCTAACTGAACTCACAAAAGCTTACGTGGACTAGTCGCAAGCTATAATTCAAAAACACATCCAGCTCAACGAAAAGGAAAATGCGCGTGACGCCGGAAAACAATCCGCAACGACCGACTCAACATTTAGAGTATGAACCCATCAAAAAGATGGAGACCGAGCCTGAAGCGCCGACCTCGCCAGGAACAGCCAGCAAAGCGCTGGGTACGGTTACCAGCATGGCAGAAAAAATTCAGCAGCTTCCCATGATTGCGCATCTGATACGCGCCACGGAACGGTTTAACGACCGCATGGGTAATCAGTTTGGGGCGGCCATTACTTACTTTTCTTTCTTATCGATGATCCCGATCCTGATGGTGTCGTTTGCTGCTGCCGGTTTTGTGCTGGCGTCACACCCGACGCTGCTGCAGGACATTTTCAATAAGATCCTGATCAACGTCAGCGACCCAACGCTCGCCTCCACGCTGAAAAGCACCATCAATACCGCCGTTCAGCAGCGTACTACCGTCGGTATCGTCGGTTTATTGATTGCCCTTTATTCCGGGATTAACTGGATGGGCAACCTGCGTGAGGCTATTCGCGCCCAGTCGCGCGACGTGTGGGAGCGCACGCCGCAGGATCAGGAGAAGATTTGGGTTAAGTATTTTCGTGATTTTGTATCGCTGATTGGTCTGCTCGTTGCGCTGATCGTGACGCTTTCCATCACCTCCGTGGCGGGCTCGGCGCAGCAGATGATCATCTCCGCGCTGTATCTTGATTACATCGAATGGCTGAAGCCCGCATGGCGCGGGATTGGCCTGGCCATCTCCATTTTTGCCAACTACCTGCTGTTCTTCTGGATCTTCTGGCGCCTGCCGCGCCATCGTCCACGTAAGAAAGCGCTCATTCGCGGGACGCTCATTGCGGCGATTGGCTTTGAGGTGATCAAAATCGTGATGACCTACACCCTGCCGTCGCTGGTGAAGTCCCCGTCCGGCGCGGCGTTTGGCTCCGTACTGGGGCTGATGGCGTTCTTCTACTTCTTCGCTCGCCTGACGTTATTCTGCGCGGCGTGGATCGCCACCGCAGAGTATAAAGATGACCCGCGCATGCCGGGAAAAACCCACCGCTAAGCCCCCTGTCGGGCTGATATTTCAGCCCGACCAATCATTTCAGCATATAAATCCAGACCGTAACTTTTATTTAACCAAAAACCAGTTTTAATCACTAATATTTGAAAAGTGTGAAGCATTTCATGGAAGGTATTTTGCTGGTCTGAAAATTATCCGCTTTTTGTTGATTTTATCACCGCCTCGCGACTTTGTTACAGATTGAAATGTCGCTTTTGCTATGCGTAATATGGCCTTTCGTTCGTCCAAAAATAAGAAAATATTATGCAAGCAACAGCCACAACACTTAACGAAGGGGCGGAAAACGTTCCGGTCAACTCGCGTAACAAAGTTGTCGTCGCATCGCTGATTGGCACCGCCATTGAGTTCTTCGACTTTTATATTTATGCCACCGCAGCGGTTATCGTCTTCCCGCATATTTTCTTTCCACAGGGCGACCCGACGGCGGCAACGCTACAGTCTCTGGCAACCTTTGCTATCGCCTTCGTGGCGCGTCCAATTGGTTCAGCGGTCTTTGGTCACTTTGGCGATCGCGTTGGCCGCAAAGTGACGCTTGTGGCGTCGCTGCTGACGATGGGGATCTCCACCGTGGCCATCGGTCTGCTGCCAACCTATGAAACCATCGGCATTCTGGCACCGGTTCTGCTGGCGCTGGCGCGTTTTGGTCAGGGTCTGGGCCTGGGCGGTGAATGGGGTGGCGCGGCGCTGCTGGCCACCGAGAACGCCCCGGCGCGCAAGCGTGCGCTGTATGGCTCATTTCCACAGCTGGGCGCACCGATTGGCTTCTTCTTCGCGAACGGCACCTTCCTGCTGCTCTCCTGGCTGCTGACGGATGAACAGTTCATGAGCTGGGGCTGGCGTATTCCGTTTGTCTTCTCTGCCGTACTGGTGCTGATTGGTCTGTATGTGCGCGTCTCTCTGCACGAAACGCCGGTCTTTGCCAAAGTCGCGGCAGCGAAAAAACAGGTAAAAGTGCCGCTGGGAACGTTGCTGACCAAACACGTCCGCGTGACCGTGCTGGGCACCTTTATCATGCTGGCGACGTATACGCTGTTCTACATCATGACCGTCTACTCAATGACGTACAGCACCGCCGCCGCGCCGGTGGG includes:
- a CDS encoding SDR family NAD(P)-dependent oxidoreductase, whose amino-acid sequence is MSERIALVTGGSRGLGKNAVLKLAAEGTGIILTYNSSEQEAQNVVREIEQKGVKAVALQLNVGEISTFADFAKKVQESLKTVWQRDTFDYLLNNAGTGLYAPYTETTEAQFDDAMNIHFKGPFFLTQTLLPLIKDGGRILNVSSGLARFTQPGSGTYAAMKGAMEVLTRYQAKELGARGIAVNIIAPGAIETDFGGGRVRDNAELNQLLASQTALGRVGLPDDIGDAIAALLSDKLGWMNAQRIEVSGGMFL
- a CDS encoding LysR family transcriptional regulator; amino-acid sequence: MDKIHAMQLFIRVAELESFSRAAETLSLPKGSVSRQIQALENQLGTQLLHRTTRRVSLTQDGMVYYERTKDLLANLDELDSMFLHDPSSISGRLRVDMPVSVAQNLVIPKLPAFLQQYPGIELELSSSDRLVDVIREGFDCVVRVGTLKDSGLIARPLGKLSVINCASPAYLTRFGYPETLEDLASHAVIHYAATLGTRPQGFEFYNGSATQWVKTGGVLTVNSTETYQAACLAGLGIIQVPRVGVRDLLRVKKLVEILPQYRAEPMPVSLIYPHRRNLSRRVHLFMEWLTELTKAYVD
- the yhjD gene encoding inner membrane protein YhjD, with the protein product MTPENNPQRPTQHLEYEPIKKMETEPEAPTSPGTASKALGTVTSMAEKIQQLPMIAHLIRATERFNDRMGNQFGAAITYFSFLSMIPILMVSFAAAGFVLASHPTLLQDIFNKILINVSDPTLASTLKSTINTAVQQRTTVGIVGLLIALYSGINWMGNLREAIRAQSRDVWERTPQDQEKIWVKYFRDFVSLIGLLVALIVTLSITSVAGSAQQMIISALYLDYIEWLKPAWRGIGLAISIFANYLLFFWIFWRLPRHRPRKKALIRGTLIAAIGFEVIKIVMTYTLPSLVKSPSGAAFGSVLGLMAFFYFFARLTLFCAAWIATAEYKDDPRMPGKTHR
- a CDS encoding MFS transporter, translated to MQATATTLNEGAENVPVNSRNKVVVASLIGTAIEFFDFYIYATAAVIVFPHIFFPQGDPTAATLQSLATFAIAFVARPIGSAVFGHFGDRVGRKVTLVASLLTMGISTVAIGLLPTYETIGILAPVLLALARFGQGLGLGGEWGGAALLATENAPARKRALYGSFPQLGAPIGFFFANGTFLLLSWLLTDEQFMSWGWRIPFVFSAVLVLIGLYVRVSLHETPVFAKVAAAKKQVKVPLGTLLTKHVRVTVLGTFIMLATYTLFYIMTVYSMTYSTAAAPVGLGLPRNEVLWMLMMAVIGFGVMVPIAGLLADKFGRRSSMIVITTLIILFALFVFPPLLGSGSPALVMAYLLVGLSLMGLTFGPMGALLPELFPTEVRYTGASFSYNVASILGASVAPYIATWLQANYGLFYVGVYLAAMAALTLIALLLTHETKHQAL